A DNA window from Penaeus vannamei isolate JL-2024 chromosome 5, ASM4276789v1, whole genome shotgun sequence contains the following coding sequences:
- the LOC138861738 gene encoding uncharacterized protein, with protein sequence MVTHKQPHIPNGKVHTHARPRSAHSPNASPSRELHVRGADPGAPWDSFKRETLDAAQESIGERLRTRQNFISLETLEAADTCHMACLNGNRGLRRSLVCKARTLLRRDKEQFIRNLAEEVGHFLVNDLHPAYQALRKLNSNHSSQTSAVHSMDGRIISNHVRIRERWAEYFEQLYQVSLDARDVAIPVPDPLISEDPPTLTESSSIPPDLLRRVVIPLWKGKGDRWDCSNYRGITLLNILDKVFTHIHLKRNCNHLLRHQRPEQSGFTLGMSTIDHILSLRVIVEHRCEFGRGLLAAYIDLKKAFDSVHRESLWEILGLIGIPSRIIGLIASLYTGTISAVKCGGGLSSFFPVNLEVRQGCELATTLFNTCMDWIMGRANPLTALDAFSNEEKPLGLQVSWTKTKIQDFGGLLGELVQSICACGEDVEFTENFTYLGSAVHRNLDAIQCLESRLNAFCKRSLCRIMGYSWQDHVSNRRLHRETGMGSVICIVRDRQLRLYGHLARFLVDDPAHQVVRDNPAWRRLMGRPRKP encoded by the exons ACCCTGGAGCCCCATGGGattcctttaagcgtgaaacactcgatgcagcccaggagtccattggtgaacgtctgaggacaaggcagaatttcatctcgctggaGACCTTGGAGGCCGCTGATACGTGTCACATGGCTTGTCTGAACGGCAATCGAGGTTTGCGCCGCTCCTTGGTGTGCAAGGCTAGGACtctgctgagaagggataaggaacagttcatcaggaatcttgctgaggaagtaggacatttcttagtaaatgaccttcatcctgcctaccaagccctgagaaaactgaactccaatcaCTCCTCACAGACGTCTGCAGTCCACTCAATGGATGGACGGATCATCTCAAATCATGTTAGGATTcgtgaacgttgggctgagtattttgagcaattgtatcaggtTAGTCTAGATGCTAGGGATGTCGCAATCCCTGTGCCTGACCCactcatcagtgaggatcctcctaccctaactgag tccagttcCATCCCCCCTGACCTATTGAGgcgcgtggtcatccctctctggaaggggaaaggggatcgctgggactgcagcaactaccgtggcatcacactgctcaatatACTAGACAAGGTTTTCACCCACATTCATCTGAAACGGAACTGCAACCACCTGttaaggcaccaaagaccggagcaatctggattcactcttggTATGTCCACAATAGATCATATCCTATCGCTTCGAGTCATTGTCGAACATcgttgtgagttcgggcgtgggttgcttgcagcctacatcgacctcaagaaggcgtttgattcgGTGCATCGCGAATCGTTGTGGGAGATCCTGGGACTTATAGGTATTCCATCACGGAtcattggattaatagcaagcctatatactggtactataagtgctgtaaagtgtggtggtggcctgtcgagcttcttcccagTTAACTTAGAAGTGAGACAAGGCTGTGAACTTGCcacaacacttttcaacacgtgcatggactggataatgggcagagctaatCCCCTAA cggctcttgatgcatttagcaatgaggaAAAACCCCTGGGCttgcaggtctcctggactaagaccaagatccaggattttggaggCCTACTAGGAGAACTCGTTCAGTcgatatgtgcttgcggcgaggacgttgaattcacagagaactttacataccttggcagtgcagttcat cgaaacctggacgctatccAATGCCTAGAATCACGTCTCAATGCCTTTTGTAAAAGGTCCctatgccggatcatggggtacagttggcaggaccatgtgtccaaccgacgactccaccgtgagactggcatgggatcTGTTATTTGCATAGTCCGGGACCGCCAACTAAGACTATACGGGCACCTAGCTCGTTTTCTAgtagatgaccctgcccatcaggttgtacGAGACAATCCTGCCTGGAGGAGGCtaatgggaagacctaggaagccGTGA